One Clostridium novyi NT genomic window carries:
- the mprF gene encoding bifunctional lysylphosphatidylglycerol flippase/synthetase MprF: protein MFSIFIKFRSFIIENKYKLLKIILSITALIIIYSEGKIALNNFNVGISLYYLHTALRSRGWLFFVAGIIAVGATTLYDYFVVKHLKYSLSIKKVLKISWISNTFNNFLGFAGLTGSGLRTVFYKKEDIESKDAIYINSLINPATLVGLSVLAWLGVFNIITIKPILFLHKFLWFAIIGFQIYIVIYLLLFKIPWLKSEFLSKDTSVKEPKKIRIGLIFVSLLEWISAGSFIWFISYFFTNHITYGEALGVITVAGAAGIISLLPGGIGAFDLVCARGLQLMGTTPNEAVAILIIYRMFYYIIPWFLGVVLSLRDMREVLPTTVIPRTLSNWQKVWVKNYKEISDFGVIALSVLVFLCGVVLLISAAVPSVSQRVKIISKLTSFTFMRFSHRISIIIGVMLVVLSKGIREHLKRAYSLTIVLLLVGSLFTFTKGLDYEEAIFLLIVAALLRFSRKGYYRESVPVKGITVFIMILVSAVSIGFYAMLGHSISFAFTGFKNGPKVFEIFITRKQFTCNAIYAFILAWVILTIYFILKPKRPFDIKVSDEDIDKLKEFLKKYEGNYLTHLLFMRDKNFYWAQEGKVLIAYANIRDKLVILGDPIGDEKYFQKAIEEIQIFADKYALYPVFYQVAEKYITTYHENGYYFFKLGEEAVVDLEKFNLEGKKRKDLRLVRNRFEKENMEFEIIDPPFSGEVMGTLKEISDQWLNGRKEKGFSLGAFDEKYINTAPVAILKNSDKEIIAFATMMPKYDNGKTISIDLMRFVNDAPNGTMDTLFLKIMLWSKENGYKYFNLGMAPLSNVGVAPFAHKQEKLAKLVYKFGNYWYSFSGLRRYKEKFTPNWESRFLAYPQFMSLPTLLIDLAFLVSKGRKE from the coding sequence GTGTTTAGTATATTTATAAAATTTAGATCTTTTATTATTGAAAACAAATACAAGTTATTAAAAATTATTTTATCTATTACAGCACTTATAATAATTTATTCAGAAGGAAAAATAGCATTAAACAATTTTAATGTAGGAATTTCATTATATTATTTACATACAGCATTGAGAAGTCGTGGCTGGCTATTTTTTGTGGCTGGAATTATAGCAGTAGGTGCAACTACTCTTTATGACTATTTTGTAGTAAAACATTTAAAGTACAGCTTATCAATAAAAAAAGTATTAAAAATATCCTGGATTTCAAATACCTTTAATAATTTTTTAGGATTTGCAGGATTAACAGGTTCAGGACTTAGAACAGTTTTTTATAAAAAAGAAGATATAGAGTCAAAAGATGCAATATATATTAATTCTTTAATAAATCCAGCTACACTTGTTGGGCTTTCCGTTTTAGCTTGGCTTGGTGTTTTTAATATAATAACTATAAAACCGATACTTTTTCTTCATAAGTTTCTTTGGTTTGCTATTATAGGATTTCAAATATACATAGTTATATATTTATTACTATTCAAAATACCTTGGTTAAAAAGTGAATTTTTATCAAAGGATACAAGTGTTAAAGAACCAAAGAAAATAAGAATTGGATTAATATTTGTATCATTATTAGAATGGATAAGTGCAGGAAGTTTTATTTGGTTTATAAGTTACTTTTTTACTAATCACATTACTTATGGAGAGGCACTTGGAGTAATTACAGTTGCAGGAGCAGCAGGAATTATAAGCCTGCTTCCAGGAGGAATTGGAGCCTTTGATTTAGTATGTGCAAGGGGACTTCAATTAATGGGAACAACTCCTAATGAAGCTGTGGCAATACTTATTATATACAGAATGTTTTATTATATAATTCCTTGGTTTTTAGGGGTGGTATTATCTTTAAGAGATATGAGAGAAGTGCTTCCAACAACAGTTATTCCAAGAACACTATCCAATTGGCAAAAGGTTTGGGTTAAAAATTACAAAGAAATAAGTGATTTTGGAGTAATAGCATTATCCGTATTAGTATTTTTATGTGGAGTTGTACTTCTTATATCAGCTGCGGTACCAAGTGTTTCTCAAAGGGTAAAGATAATATCAAAGTTAACATCATTTACATTTATGAGGTTTTCTCATAGAATATCCATAATAATTGGTGTAATGCTTGTTGTATTATCTAAAGGAATAAGAGAGCATTTAAAAAGAGCATATTCTCTTACTATAGTGTTGCTTTTAGTAGGATCATTATTTACATTTACAAAGGGACTTGATTATGAAGAAGCAATATTTCTACTTATAGTTGCAGCACTACTTAGGTTTTCAAGAAAAGGATATTACAGAGAAAGCGTACCTGTAAAAGGAATTACAGTGTTTATTATGATACTTGTAAGTGCTGTAAGTATAGGATTTTATGCTATGCTTGGACATAGTATTAGTTTTGCCTTTACAGGATTTAAAAATGGACCTAAAGTATTTGAAATATTTATAACTAGAAAACAATTTACATGTAATGCAATATATGCATTTATTTTAGCGTGGGTAATACTTACAATATATTTTATATTAAAGCCTAAAAGACCATTTGATATAAAAGTTTCAGATGAAGATATAGATAAATTAAAAGAATTTTTAAAGAAATATGAGGGAAACTATTTAACACATTTATTGTTTATGAGAGATAAAAATTTTTATTGGGCGCAAGAGGGAAAGGTTTTAATTGCCTACGCAAATATAAGAGATAAGCTAGTAATCCTGGGAGATCCTATTGGAGATGAAAAATATTTTCAAAAGGCAATTGAAGAAATACAAATATTTGCAGACAAGTATGCCCTTTATCCAGTGTTTTATCAAGTAGCAGAAAAGTACATTACTACCTATCATGAAAATGGGTATTACTTTTTTAAACTTGGAGAAGAAGCAGTAGTAGATTTAGAAAAATTCAATTTAGAAGGTAAAAAAAGAAAAGATTTAAGACTTGTTAGAAATAGATTTGAAAAAGAAAACATGGAGTTTGAAATTATAGATCCTCCTTTTTCAGGGGAAGTTATGGGAACATTAAAAGAAATATCTGATCAGTGGCTTAATGGAAGAAAGGAAAAGGGATTTTCACTTGGAGCCTTCGATGAAAAGTATATAAATACTGCGCCAGTTGCTATATTAAAAAATTCAGATAAAGAAATAATAGCCTTTGCAACAATGATGCCTAAATACGATAATGGAAAAACAATATCAATAGATTTAATGAGATTTGTAAATGATGCTCCAAATGGAACAATGGATACATTATTTTTAAAGATAATGCTTTGGAGTAAAGAAAATGGATACAAATACTTCAATTTGGGTATGGCGCCACTTTCCAACGTAGGTGTTGCACCATTTGCTCATAAACAAGAAAAACTAGCTAAACTTGTATATAAATTCGGAAACTATTGGTATAGTTTTTCGGGGCTTAGAAGATATAAAGAAAAGTTTACTCCAAATTGGGAATCCAGATTTTTGGCATATCCTCAATTTATGTCATTGCCTACTTTATTAATTGACTTAGCATTTTTGGTATCTAAAGGCAGAAAAGAATAA
- a CDS encoding HlyC/CorC family transporter, which produces MDPDSTWQLITLIILLLLSSFFSASETALMSLNKLRVRHMIDEEVKGSELLGKLVEKPSKLLSAILIGNNVVNIAASALATSLSITYFGDKGVGVATGIMTILVLIFGEITPKSIAASNPEKVSLKVAKPIYFTTVILRPLTVVFVALTNKIVGIFGGKASMGKPHITEEELKTIVDVSHEEGVLEVEERKMIYNVFEFGDSQVKDVMVPRTEMASVDIDSTYDEILEVLKKEQFSRIPVYKDSTDNIIGILHIKKLVFFDNSKEKFDITKYMVKPYFTYEYKPTTELFEEMRKDRVAMTVVLDEYGGTAGIVTMEDMVEEIVGDIEDEYDNEQNDEIKLIKDDEYIVKGSTKIDEVNEMLGIDIESEDFDSIGGFVIGEVGRFPKKGEFVEYDDVKLIIEEIEKNKIKKLKILKKGKP; this is translated from the coding sequence TTGGATCCAGACAGTACGTGGCAGTTAATTACTTTAATAATTCTTTTATTATTATCTTCTTTCTTTTCAGCGTCAGAAACAGCTTTAATGTCATTAAATAAGTTAAGAGTTAGACATATGATTGATGAAGAAGTAAAAGGATCTGAATTGCTTGGAAAGTTAGTAGAAAAACCAAGTAAATTATTAAGTGCTATATTAATAGGTAACAACGTAGTAAATATCGCTGCATCAGCTCTTGCTACATCCCTTTCAATAACATATTTTGGAGATAAGGGAGTAGGCGTTGCAACAGGAATCATGACAATATTAGTTTTAATTTTTGGAGAAATAACTCCAAAATCCATTGCAGCAAGCAATCCTGAAAAAGTATCATTAAAGGTAGCAAAACCAATATACTTTACTACAGTTATATTAAGACCTTTAACAGTTGTATTTGTGGCATTAACAAATAAAATAGTTGGTATATTTGGAGGTAAGGCTAGTATGGGCAAGCCTCACATAACCGAAGAAGAATTAAAAACTATAGTTGATGTGAGCCATGAAGAAGGTGTATTAGAGGTGGAAGAACGAAAAATGATATACAATGTCTTTGAATTTGGAGATTCTCAAGTAAAGGATGTTATGGTGCCAAGAACGGAAATGGCATCAGTAGATATAGATTCAACTTATGATGAAATTCTTGAAGTATTAAAAAAAGAGCAGTTTTCTCGTATACCTGTATACAAAGATAGCACTGATAATATTATAGGAATTTTGCATATTAAAAAATTAGTTTTCTTTGATAATTCAAAAGAAAAATTCGATATAACAAAATATATGGTAAAACCATATTTCACTTACGAGTATAAGCCAACTACAGAACTATTTGAAGAAATGAGAAAAGATAGAGTTGCAATGACTGTTGTACTTGACGAATACGGTGGAACAGCAGGAATTGTTACTATGGAAGATATGGTAGAAGAAATAGTTGGAGATATAGAAGATGAATACGACAATGAACAAAATGATGAAATAAAACTTATCAAAGATGATGAATATATAGTAAAAGGAAGCACAAAAATAGATGAAGTAAATGAAATGTTAGGAATAGATATAGAATCAGAAGATTTTGATTCTATAGGTGGATTTGTAATAGGAGAAGTAGGCAGATTTCCTAAAAAAGGTGAGTTTGTAGAATATGATGATGTAAAATTAATAATAGAAGAAATCGAGAAAAATAAAATTAAAAAATTAAAGATTTTAAAAAAAGGTAAACCTTAA
- a CDS encoding LysM peptidoglycan-binding domain-containing protein, whose protein sequence is MVIYVVKPGDNIYSIANRYGMSPDKIIRDNEINNVDHLVIGQSLVLLPEDKTYTVVSGDSLYTIARKFNTTVQSILGVNPSITNPESLSVGQVITIPSTRKIGTIEVNGYAYPNINVDVLRKTLPYLTYLSIFNYEVTASGELVDIPDENLIKEARDAGVAPLMVITNIDKGRNFSSDILNSIFNNEDIKQNLINNIIDKLQSKNYYGLNIDFEYVYPQDRDKYNRFLSEITKTLNDLGYIVNTAVAPKYRANQPGILYESHDYPFHGNTVNHVIIMTYEWGYSYGPPMAVAPINEVSRVLSYAVTEIPSKKILMSIPNYGYDWTLPYMKGSAARTISNTEAIDLAVRTGSIIKYDEGSASPYFNYYDNLGRSHVVWFEDARSINEKLMLINRYNLGGVSYWTISKYFPQNWLVLNSLYDVKKVI, encoded by the coding sequence TTGGTTATTTATGTTGTAAAACCAGGTGATAATATATATTCTATAGCTAATAGATATGGAATGTCACCAGATAAAATAATTAGAGATAATGAAATAAACAATGTAGACCATCTAGTAATTGGACAGTCTTTAGTGCTTCTTCCAGAAGATAAAACCTATACTGTAGTAAGTGGAGATTCTCTTTATACAATTGCAAGAAAGTTTAATACAACAGTGCAAAGTATACTTGGAGTAAATCCTAGTATAACAAATCCTGAGTCCTTATCAGTTGGTCAAGTTATAACAATACCATCCACAAGAAAAATAGGTACCATAGAAGTAAATGGATATGCTTATCCTAATATTAATGTAGATGTTTTAAGAAAAACTCTACCTTACTTAACTTATCTTAGTATATTTAATTATGAAGTAACAGCAAGTGGAGAGCTTGTAGATATTCCTGATGAAAACTTAATAAAAGAGGCAAGAGACGCAGGAGTTGCACCACTTATGGTAATTACCAATATAGACAAAGGAAGAAATTTTAGTAGTGATATATTAAATTCAATATTTAATAATGAAGATATAAAGCAGAATCTAATAAATAATATAATTGATAAATTACAATCTAAAAATTATTATGGATTAAATATAGATTTTGAATATGTATATCCTCAAGATAGAGATAAATACAATAGATTTTTATCAGAAATAACAAAAACATTAAATGATTTAGGGTATATAGTAAATACAGCAGTTGCACCTAAATATAGAGCCAATCAACCAGGAATATTATATGAATCTCATGATTATCCTTTCCATGGAAATACAGTAAACCATGTTATCATAATGACTTATGAATGGGGATATAGCTATGGCCCTCCAATGGCAGTAGCTCCAATTAATGAAGTATCAAGAGTACTTAGCTATGCAGTAACAGAAATACCTAGTAAAAAAATTCTAATGAGTATTCCAAACTATGGATATGATTGGACTTTACCTTATATGAAAGGATCAGCTGCAAGAACTATATCAAATACAGAAGCCATAGATTTAGCAGTGAGAACAGGGTCTATTATAAAGTATGATGAGGGTTCAGCTTCACCATATTTTAATTATTATGATAATTTAGGAAGATCTCATGTTGTTTGGTTTGAAGATGCTAGAAGTATAAATGAAAAGTTAATGCTTATAAATAGATATAACTTAGGAGGAGTAAGCTACTGGACTATATCAAAATACTTCCCACAAAATTGGCTTGTTTTAAATTCATTATATGATGTAAAAAAAGTTATTTGA
- a CDS encoding fructose-1,6-bisphosphatase has protein sequence MTFCDENNLDLIKKDLRYLKLLANQYPNISSASTEIVNLEAILNLPKSTEHFLSDIHGEYESFTHVLKNASGVIKRKIDDVFGNSLRDNEKLTLATVIYYPEQKLELIKQSEKDLSDWYKITLYRLIELCRVVSSKYTRSKVRKALPHDFAYIIEELLHEHDGTINKHEYYNGIVSTIIDIDRAPEFITAISKVIQRLVVDRLHIIGDIYDRGPGAEIIMEELMKHHSVDIQWGNHDILWMGAAAGSEACICNVLRISLRYANLNTIEDGYGINLLPLATFAMDVYENDPCNSFIPKTINKELTQNELNLISKMHKAIAIIQFKLQGQIIKNHPEFKMDDQLLLDKINYEKGTIDLDGHIYKLNDTFFPTVDPKDPYKLTENEDDLIKKLTRSFVNSEKLQRHIRFMYSKGSMYLVYNSNLLYHGCVPLNEDGTFKEITIDGVRYSGKSLLDKFDSLAREAFFFKNGSSAKRFALDMMWYLWCGPNSPEFGKLRMTTLERYFIDDKGTHIEYRNPYYKYRSNEKVVTNILKEFGLDPDCSHVINGHIPVKTKAGENPIKANGKLLVIDGGFCRAYQPETGIAGYTLIYNSYGLLLSSHEPFSSIRKAIEEEKDILSSTIILEQVVSRKRVADTDIGKELKKQIAELKMLLIAYRKGLIKEQDSKS, from the coding sequence ATGACCTTCTGTGACGAAAACAATTTAGATTTAATCAAAAAAGACTTAAGATATTTAAAATTACTAGCTAATCAATATCCAAATATCTCTTCTGCAAGTACCGAAATAGTAAATTTAGAGGCTATATTAAATTTACCTAAAAGTACAGAACACTTTTTAAGTGATATTCATGGAGAGTATGAATCCTTTACTCACGTATTAAAAAACGCCTCTGGTGTTATTAAACGTAAAATAGATGATGTTTTTGGAAATTCTCTTAGGGATAATGAAAAATTAACTTTGGCCACGGTTATTTATTATCCTGAGCAAAAGTTAGAACTTATTAAGCAATCTGAAAAGGATTTAAGTGATTGGTACAAAATAACTTTATACAGACTTATTGAGCTTTGTAGAGTAGTATCTTCTAAGTATACTCGCTCTAAAGTTAGAAAAGCTTTACCTCATGATTTTGCTTATATAATAGAAGAATTACTTCACGAACATGATGGAACTATAAATAAACATGAGTATTATAATGGTATAGTTTCTACTATTATTGATATTGATAGAGCGCCTGAGTTTATAACTGCTATTTCAAAGGTTATTCAAAGATTGGTAGTTGATAGACTTCATATTATAGGGGATATTTATGATAGAGGTCCTGGTGCGGAAATTATAATGGAAGAATTAATGAAGCACCATTCAGTTGATATACAATGGGGAAATCACGATATTTTGTGGATGGGTGCTGCTGCTGGTTCTGAAGCTTGTATATGTAATGTTCTTAGAATCTCTCTAAGATACGCTAATTTAAATACAATTGAAGACGGTTACGGTATAAATTTACTTCCTCTAGCTACCTTTGCCATGGATGTTTACGAAAACGATCCTTGCAATAGTTTTATTCCTAAGACTATTAATAAGGAACTTACTCAAAATGAACTTAATTTAATATCCAAAATGCACAAGGCAATTGCTATAATTCAATTTAAACTTCAAGGACAAATAATAAAAAATCATCCTGAGTTTAAAATGGACGACCAGTTGCTATTAGATAAAATTAATTATGAAAAAGGTACAATAGATCTTGATGGACACATTTACAAATTAAATGATACTTTTTTTCCTACTGTAGATCCAAAAGATCCATATAAGCTTACAGAAAATGAAGACGATTTAATAAAGAAGCTTACTCGTTCTTTTGTAAATAGTGAAAAGCTTCAAAGACATATCCGTTTTATGTATAGTAAAGGATCTATGTATCTAGTTTATAATTCAAATTTATTGTATCATGGATGTGTGCCTCTTAATGAAGATGGTACATTTAAAGAAATAACAATTGACGGAGTACGCTATAGTGGAAAATCTCTTTTAGATAAGTTTGACTCACTTGCAAGAGAAGCATTTTTCTTTAAAAATGGTTCTTCCGCTAAAAGATTTGCACTTGATATGATGTGGTATTTATGGTGCGGTCCTAATTCACCTGAATTTGGTAAATTAAGAATGACTACTCTTGAAAGATACTTTATAGATGACAAGGGTACTCATATTGAATATAGAAATCCTTATTACAAGTATAGATCAAATGAAAAAGTCGTTACAAATATTTTAAAGGAATTTGGACTTGACCCTGATTGTTCTCATGTAATAAATGGACATATTCCTGTTAAAACTAAAGCTGGTGAAAATCCTATTAAAGCTAATGGAAAACTTTTGGTTATAGATGGTGGTTTTTGTAGGGCATATCAACCTGAAACAGGTATTGCAGGATATACTTTAATATATAATTCCTATGGACTTCTTTTAAGTTCTCATGAACCTTTTTCTTCTATTAGAAAGGCCATTGAGGAAGAAAAAGATATTTTATCTTCAACAATTATTCTTGAACAAGTTGTATCGAGAAAAAGAGTTGCTGATACAGATATAGGAAAAGAATTAAAGAAACAAATAGCTGAACTTAAAATGTTATTAATTGCATATAGAAAAGGTCTTATTAAAGAACAAGACAGCAAAAGCTAA
- a CDS encoding response regulator transcription factor: protein MQILIIEDEERMRKLLKDYFKRSGFSVLEAEDGVKGLKVFKENSVDLVILDIMIPCLDGWTVCKSIRQNSKVPIIMLTAKSEEEDKLLGYELGCDDYVTKPFSPKVLVAKVKALLKRSGIEEKETNIKNYNGLYINKLSNEVKIHGEIVNLSPKEYDLLIFFVNNIDIVLSRDTILDKVWGFDYDGGLRTVDTHVKRLREKLKEKSNYIVTVRGKGYKFEVE from the coding sequence ATGCAAATATTAATTATAGAAGATGAAGAAAGAATGAGAAAGTTACTAAAGGATTACTTTAAGCGTAGTGGATTTTCTGTTTTAGAAGCGGAGGATGGAGTAAAGGGATTAAAAGTTTTCAAAGAAAATTCAGTTGATTTAGTCATACTAGATATTATGATACCATGTTTAGATGGGTGGACAGTTTGCAAAAGTATAAGACAAAATTCAAAAGTTCCAATAATAATGCTCACAGCTAAAAGTGAGGAAGAAGATAAACTTTTAGGATATGAACTTGGATGTGATGATTATGTGACAAAACCATTTAGTCCTAAAGTACTAGTGGCAAAGGTGAAGGCACTATTAAAAAGAAGTGGAATAGAAGAAAAAGAAACTAATATAAAAAACTACAATGGACTTTACATAAATAAACTTTCAAATGAAGTTAAAATTCATGGAGAGATAGTAAATTTATCCCCTAAAGAATATGATTTGTTAATATTTTTTGTGAATAATATAGACATTGTATTAAGCCGTGATACTATTTTAGATAAAGTATGGGGATTTGATTATGATGGGGGACTTAGAACAGTGGACACTCATGTAAAAAGGCTTAGAGAAAAGTTAAAAGAAAAATCAAATTATATAGTTACAGTAAGGGGAAAAGGATATAAATTTGAGGTGGAATAA
- a CDS encoding HAMP domain-containing sensor histidine kinase, which yields MKKFIMKKSITLKLFMTTVIFFVLFITTQLVFQSLFFQSFYTNRKITRLKDNFKGFEAKYIMNFRDSEATLFNIKKFERDNNAKIVILESNGLLSYITDSKEELKDTNKVSIIQSIIEQWTSNPEAFKKIQEQGKTITYIFNDKYYNLKHIVALTPVIINNHAGKVLFAVSSLQPVDEAVKVMKDFYIYTYIIAIILILILSSIYSKMISKPLVNLNNVALKMAKLDFNEKCETSREDEIGSLAKTLNFLSHNLNSALSSLKESNSKLKKDIEREKELEIMRKEFVAAVSHELKTPISLIEGYAEGIKDNIFEEEDREYYINVIIDEAEKMGMLVTDMLELSRLESGTIKINIKNFYINNLINNVVKKLSKIDEDKNFTNRINIECSLKDDLQVLGDEPKIQQVITNFLTNAIRYTKPKGNIYVSTKLMNNKILIEVENEGEHIDEKELSRIWDKFYKLDKSRNRKLGGTGLGLAIVKNILELHSSEYGVVNTKMGVKFYFTLNKA from the coding sequence ATGAAAAAATTTATTATGAAAAAGAGTATAACATTAAAACTATTTATGACTACAGTTATATTTTTTGTATTGTTCATAACAACTCAACTTGTATTTCAATCTTTGTTTTTTCAAAGCTTTTATACAAATAGGAAAATTACTAGATTAAAAGATAATTTTAAGGGGTTTGAGGCAAAATATATTATGAATTTTAGAGATTCAGAAGCCACTCTTTTTAATATAAAAAAGTTTGAAAGAGACAATAATGCAAAAATAGTTATACTAGAAAGTAATGGACTTTTAAGCTACATAACAGATAGCAAAGAAGAGTTAAAGGACACAAATAAGGTTAGCATAATTCAGTCTATAATAGAGCAATGGACATCAAACCCAGAAGCCTTTAAAAAAATCCAAGAGCAGGGTAAAACAATAACCTATATATTTAACGATAAATATTATAATTTAAAACACATAGTTGCATTAACTCCTGTAATAATAAACAATCATGCAGGAAAGGTTTTGTTTGCAGTATCATCACTTCAGCCAGTAGATGAAGCTGTAAAAGTAATGAAGGATTTTTACATATACACTTATATAATAGCAATTATACTAATTTTAATATTGTCATCAATATATTCAAAGATGATATCAAAACCCCTTGTGAACCTAAACAATGTGGCACTTAAAATGGCAAAGCTAGATTTTAATGAAAAGTGTGAAACTTCAAGGGAAGATGAAATAGGAAGTCTTGCTAAAACTTTAAATTTCTTATCACATAATTTAAATTCTGCTCTATCATCATTAAAGGAAAGTAACAGTAAATTAAAAAAGGATATAGAAAGAGAAAAAGAGTTAGAAATAATGAGAAAAGAATTTGTAGCAGCGGTATCTCATGAACTTAAAACTCCTATAAGCTTAATAGAAGGATATGCAGAGGGAATAAAGGATAATATATTTGAAGAAGAAGACAGAGAATACTATATAAATGTAATAATAGATGAAGCTGAAAAGATGGGAATGCTTGTTACGGATATGTTAGAACTTTCAAGACTTGAATCGGGAACCATAAAAATAAATATAAAAAACTTCTATATAAATAATCTAATAAATAATGTAGTTAAAAAATTAAGTAAAATAGATGAAGATAAAAATTTTACTAATAGAATTAATATAGAATGTTCACTTAAAGATGATTTACAAGTTCTCGGTGATGAACCTAAAATACAGCAGGTTATAACTAATTTTCTTACCAATGCCATTAGATACACTAAGCCTAAAGGTAATATATATGTTTCAACTAAGTTAATGAATAATAAGATTCTAATAGAAGTTGAAAATGAAGGGGAGCACATAGATGAAAAAGAACTTTCACGGATATGGGATAAGTTCTACAAACTAGATAAGTCTAGAAATAGAAAGCTTGGAGGAACAGGACTTGGTCTTGCCATAGTAAAAAACATATTAGAGCTTCATAGTAGTGAATATGGAGTGGTTAACACAAAAATGGGAGTTAAGTTTTATTTTACATTAAATAAGGCATAA
- a CDS encoding S1C family serine protease produces the protein MNNDYNENEFIDVKKKRGFGKGILSYILVGVLSASLGGTLSTIATIKYYNNKTATEYVAPTNPSTNKPSASPVAMSVSNIAKQVGPAVVGVSTKSISSLDMFGFPETQEGMGSGIIFSEDGYILTNYHVVKGAKQISVIFNNGKEGKEIPAKVINYNASMDLAVIKLTEKVKVPAVAQFGDSDSIQVGDPAIAIGNPLGKQFLGSVTSGVISAVNRQVSVGGEKQKFIQTDAAINPGNSGGALVNMYGQVIGINSAKIGGSEVEGLGFAIPINAVKPQIQNLTKPILTIGIMCRDIDSQISKQFNLPIGIYVQQVQEFSPAEKAGIEPGDVIIRFDNKTVKTVQEMNELKQKHNSGDKVEIIVNRNGKTKKLTLTLSA, from the coding sequence ATGAATAATGATTACAATGAAAATGAATTTATAGATGTAAAAAAGAAAAGAGGTTTTGGTAAAGGGATACTTTCTTATATATTAGTTGGTGTGTTATCCGCATCTTTAGGTGGTACGCTTTCTACTATAGCTACAATTAAGTATTACAATAACAAAACCGCCACAGAGTATGTAGCACCAACCAATCCTTCTACAAATAAGCCTAGTGCATCTCCTGTTGCTATGTCTGTGTCTAATATTGCAAAACAAGTTGGTCCTGCTGTTGTTGGAGTTTCAACTAAAAGTATTTCATCTTTGGATATGTTTGGGTTTCCTGAAACTCAAGAAGGAATGGGTTCTGGAATTATATTTAGCGAAGATGGATATATACTAACTAATTATCACGTTGTAAAAGGCGCAAAACAAATTTCTGTTATATTTAACAACGGAAAAGAAGGCAAGGAAATACCTGCAAAAGTTATAAACTACAATGCTTCTATGGACCTTGCGGTTATAAAACTTACTGAAAAAGTGAAAGTACCTGCTGTAGCTCAATTTGGAGATTCTGATAGCATTCAAGTTGGAGATCCTGCTATTGCAATAGGTAATCCTCTTGGAAAACAATTCTTAGGTTCTGTAACATCTGGGGTTATAAGTGCCGTAAACAGACAAGTATCCGTTGGAGGCGAAAAACAAAAATTCATCCAAACAGATGCAGCTATAAACCCTGGTAATAGTGGTGGAGCCCTTGTAAATATGTATGGTCAAGTAATCGGAATAAATAGCGCAAAAATAGGTGGAAGTGAAGTTGAAGGACTTGGTTTTGCAATTCCTATTAATGCTGTAAAACCACAAATTCAAAATCTTACAAAACCTATACTTACAATAGGAATTATGTGCAGGGATATTGATTCTCAGATTTCAAAACAATTTAATCTTCCTATTGGAATTTATGTTCAGCAAGTTCAAGAATTTAGCCCTGCTGAAAAGGCTGGAATTGAACCTGGAGATGTAATTATTAGATTTGATAATAAGACTGTTAAAACAGTTCAAGAAATGAATGAATTAAAACAAAAACATAATTCAGGAGATAAGGTAGAAATTATAGTTAACAGAAACGGTAAAACTAAAAAGCTTACTTTAACTTTAAGTGCATAA